From the genome of Fimbriimonadaceae bacterium, one region includes:
- a CDS encoding protein kinase, with translation MSDHSVGTLGKYQIIREIARSNDIVYEAYDPVMNRRVALKELAMPGGASQQAREERTKRFLREAKAAGSMADPNIVTIYEYGEENGRHYIAMEYLDGHTLRNEIDTQGFLELGESFRIAREVLKALEYAHNKGVIHRDIKPDNIQLLPDDRVKITDFGIARLTFEPNITMDGQVFGTPSYMSPEQVVGKEIDVRSDLFSVGVILYEMIGGQKPFPGDSVVAITHAIMNREPDQPRQANHVVWQFLMRAMDKSPQLRFPSATAMIAALNQAEASTKSVVADPGPTMGGPPLASNNYGQPNPYAQPNPYGQQQPIAAPPINNPYAYPQPPGQPAPPPTYPYNPYSQNQLPQQMVPGSYVPQQPGNVYPPVPVYYPPPPRQPLFKPETKQFLGKLFLTILILGTLFALVFVALTSLNSAIQQANRQEQDQRIVAQLNAQDSSKPIEDRIEERQAMIRQLRDTVTINTENKNLAVLYEQLGKQKLAMQDFIAAELAFRQALSLDSKNPAYASDLGDLIYRFSRNAATSNERAKLLAQAAEFWRQAFVNETDPKVKAKYGTGAAVALYDLAREQLQMNISDLAKENLYSAREYEDPNSELGRRIQQLLDQLTR, from the coding sequence ATGAGCGACCATTCCGTCGGCACCCTCGGCAAGTATCAGATCATCCGCGAAATTGCGCGGTCGAATGATATCGTCTACGAGGCCTATGATCCCGTGATGAACCGCAGGGTTGCTCTAAAGGAGCTCGCCATGCCGGGTGGCGCATCCCAACAAGCACGGGAAGAACGCACAAAGCGCTTCCTGCGCGAGGCAAAAGCTGCTGGGAGCATGGCGGACCCCAACATCGTCACGATCTACGAGTACGGTGAAGAGAACGGACGCCATTACATTGCGATGGAGTACCTGGACGGGCACACTCTGCGCAATGAAATCGACACTCAGGGTTTTCTTGAGTTGGGTGAGAGCTTCAGAATCGCACGCGAAGTTCTCAAAGCGCTCGAATATGCTCACAACAAAGGCGTCATTCATCGCGACATCAAACCGGACAACATCCAACTCCTCCCCGACGACCGCGTCAAAATCACTGACTTCGGAATTGCGCGACTTACTTTTGAACCGAACATCACGATGGACGGGCAGGTGTTCGGAACTCCGAGCTACATGTCCCCCGAGCAAGTTGTAGGAAAAGAGATTGACGTCCGCAGTGACCTTTTCAGCGTCGGCGTCATTCTCTACGAGATGATCGGCGGGCAGAAACCGTTCCCTGGCGACAGCGTGGTCGCCATCACCCACGCGATCATGAACCGCGAGCCTGACCAACCGAGGCAAGCAAACCACGTCGTGTGGCAATTCTTGATGCGGGCGATGGACAAGAGTCCACAGCTGCGTTTCCCTTCGGCAACGGCGATGATCGCCGCACTCAACCAAGCCGAGGCATCGACAAAGTCGGTAGTTGCCGACCCCGGACCGACTATGGGCGGCCCGCCGCTCGCCTCAAACAACTACGGCCAGCCGAACCCCTATGCTCAGCCTAATCCTTACGGACAGCAACAGCCAATTGCTGCACCGCCGATTAACAACCCTTACGCATATCCGCAGCCACCCGGTCAACCCGCGCCTCCGCCGACCTATCCCTACAATCCATACAGCCAGAACCAACTTCCTCAGCAGATGGTGCCAGGCTCGTACGTGCCGCAGCAACCGGGCAACGTTTATCCGCCAGTTCCGGTGTACTATCCGCCTCCGCCTCGACAACCTCTTTTCAAGCCGGAGACGAAGCAGTTTCTCGGGAAACTATTCCTAACGATCTTGATTCTGGGGACCCTGTTTGCGCTCGTGTTTGTGGCGCTCACCTCGCTTAACTCAGCGATCCAACAAGCAAACCGACAAGAGCAAGACCAGAGAATTGTGGCTCAGCTCAATGCGCAGGACTCTAGCAAGCCCATCGAAGATCGGATTGAAGAGCGCCAAGCGATGATTCGTCAACTGCGTGACACAGTTACGATCAACACCGAGAATAAGAACCTGGCGGTTCTCTATGAACAACTCGGCAAGCAAAAACTTGCAATGCAGGATTTCATTGCCGCCGAGCTCGCCTTTCGACAAGCGCTGTCGTTAGATTCCAAAAACCCGGCGTATGCCAGCGATTTGGGTGACCTCATCTATCGCTTTTCGAGGAATGCAGCCACCTCGAACGAACGAGCGAAGCTTCTTGCCCAAGCAGCCGAGTTTTGGCGTCAAGCATTCGTCAACGAGACCGACCCGAAAGTTAAGGCAAAGTACGGCACTGGCGCAGCCGTGGCTCTCTACGATTTAGCCCGTGAGCAGCTCCAAATGAATATCTCGGACTTGGCAAAGGAGAATCTGTACAGCGCACGGGAATACGAAGACCCAAACTCTGAATTGGGTCGACGAATCCAGCAACTTCTTGACCAGCTTACGCGGTGA